The following coding sequences are from one Pelecanus crispus isolate bPelCri1 chromosome 15, bPelCri1.pri, whole genome shotgun sequence window:
- the MXRA8 gene encoding matrix remodeling-associated protein 8 produces the protein MEQLAKLLLWQILLQQSSVCLYSVPADASNPDSVVVSVLNISAPLGSQAVLPCKSYRIVWTQDRLNDRQRVVHWDVYSSYYGDNKTERLCDMYSAGDQRVYSSYNQGRIFMPQNAFIDGNFSLVIKDVAESDEGTYSCSLHHHYCHLYETVKIQLAITKKAEDANQYWDGEKPVIVALEGSTVMLPCVNRKHIWTERHSEEEQQVVHWDRQPPGVPHDRADRLIDLYASGERRSYGPLFIRQKMNITDTAFALGDFSLRISGLESADEGTYSCHLHHHYCGLHERRIYQVFVTEPVREKKVVNLTTHNIAPAIDPNIVRGHNVINVIIPESRVHFLQQLGYILATLLLFVVLLIIVVLVTRKRRQRGYEYNVKKYGEKDVNLKEFTVDTTDLTQYRSEDIRLDYKNNILKEKAEQARSFPAKNIDLDRDFRKEYCK, from the exons atggAGCAACTAGCAAAACTCCTTCTGTGGCAGATTTTGCTTCAGCAAA GTTCTGTTTGCTTATATTCAG TCCCAGCTGATGCCTCAAACCCAGACAGTGTTGTAGTGTCAGTGTTAAATATCAGTGCTCCATTGGGGTCACAGGCTGTCCTGCCCTGCAAGAGTTACCGCATCGTGTGGACCCAGGATCGTCTGAATGACCGCCAGCGTGTAGTCCACTGGGATGTGTACAGCAGCTACTATGGAGATAACAAGACGGAGAGGCTATGTGACATGTACTCAGCTGGAGATCAGCGTGTGTACAGCTCCTACAACCAAGGGAGGATATTCATGCCTCAGAATGCATTTATAGATGGCAACTTCTCCTTGGTGATCAAAG ATGTTGCAGAGAGTGATGAAGGCACGTATTCTTGTAGTCTTCACCATCACTACTGCCACTTATACGAAACTGTGAAAATCCAACTAGCTATCACCAAGAAAG CTGAGGATGCAAATCAGTACTGGGATGGGGAAAAGCCCGTGATTGTTGCCCTAGAAGGCAGCACAGTGATGCTGCCCTGTGTGAACCGTAAGCACATCTGGACCGAACGGCACAGTGAAGAGGAACAACAAGTGGTCCACTGGGACAGGCAGCCCCCAGGGGTTCCTCATGACCGGGCCGACCGCCTCATTGATCTGTACGCCTCTGGCGAGCGCCGTTCTTACGGACCTCTCTTCATCCGCCAGAAGATGAACATCACTGACACAGCCTTTGCCCTGGGTGACTTTTCCCTGCGGATTTCAGGGCTGGAAAGTGCAGATGAAGGCACTTACTCCTGCCACCTGCACCATCACTACTGTGGCCTGCATGAGCGCAGGATCTACCAAGTCTTTGTGACGGAGCCGGTGAGAGAGAAGAAGGTGGTGAACCTCACAACGCACAACATTGCCCCAGCCATAG ATCCAAATATTGTCAGGGGCCACAATGTAATAAATGTCATCATCCCCGAGAGCCGGGTGCacttcctccagcagctgggctacATCCTGGCAACTCTGCTGCTCTTCGTTGTCCTCCTCATCATTGTTGTCCTTGTCACCCGTAAGCGCCGGCAGAGAG GTTATGAATACAATGTGAAGAAATACGGAGA GAAGGATGTAAATCTTAAAGAATTTACAGTCGACACAACAGATCTGACTCAATACAGAAGTGAAGACATCAGGCTGG ATTACAAAAACAACATCCTGAAGGAGAAGGCTGAGCAAGCCAGAAGCTTCCCAGCAAAGAACATTGATTTAGACAGAG ATTTCAGGAAGGAATATTGTAAATGA